In Sphingobium sp. B2D3C, a genomic segment contains:
- the rpiB gene encoding ribose 5-phosphate isomerase B has translation MRIAIASDHAATELKAALADWLREQGHDVNDLGPAAGESVDYPDYGYKLAAEIAAGRAERGVALCGSGIGISIAVNRDPACRCALVSEPLSAQLSREHNDANVIAMGARLIGPEMAKACLTAFLTTEFGGDRHARRVGKLGNPPALATTA, from the coding sequence ATGCGTATCGCCATCGCTTCCGACCATGCCGCCACCGAGCTCAAGGCCGCACTGGCCGATTGGTTGCGCGAGCAGGGTCATGATGTGAACGATCTTGGCCCCGCCGCGGGCGAGAGCGTCGACTATCCCGATTATGGCTACAAGCTGGCCGCCGAGATCGCCGCCGGGCGCGCCGAGCGCGGCGTGGCGCTGTGCGGCTCGGGCATCGGCATTTCCATTGCCGTCAATCGCGATCCGGCCTGCCGCTGCGCGCTGGTGAGCGAGCCGCTCTCCGCCCAACTCTCGCGCGAGCATAATGATGCGAACGTGATCGCGATGGGCGCCCGCCTGATCGGCCCGGAAATGGCCAAGGCGTGCCTTACCGCTTTCCTCACCACCGAATTCGGCGGCGATCGCCACGCCCGTCGCGTCGGTAAGCTCGGCAATCCGCCGGCGCTCGCCACGACGGCGTGA
- a CDS encoding PIN domain-containing protein, translating to MSRIALDSNILAYLAGVSRAPEDDPKIAKIRALVAQLAEVASLIAPAQTLGELFVVLRRSGASADEARAILLEFASAFGSSASEARTALAAADLVVDHKLQFWDALIVTAAAEGGCSLLLSEDMQHGFVARGLTVINPLAPTGHPKLKALLKTAPR from the coding sequence ATGAGCCGCATTGCGCTCGACAGTAACATCCTCGCCTATCTCGCAGGGGTGAGCCGCGCCCCGGAGGATGACCCCAAGATCGCAAAGATCCGCGCATTGGTGGCGCAGCTTGCCGAGGTGGCAAGCCTCATCGCACCGGCACAGACCCTCGGCGAACTGTTCGTCGTCCTGCGCCGCAGCGGCGCCAGTGCCGACGAGGCCCGGGCCATCCTACTTGAATTCGCGAGCGCATTCGGCAGCTCGGCTTCCGAGGCGCGCACTGCTCTGGCGGCGGCCGATCTCGTGGTCGATCACAAACTGCAGTTCTGGGATGCCCTGATTGTCACGGCAGCGGCGGAAGGGGGCTGCAGCCTGCTCCTGTCCGAGGACATGCAACACGGCTTCGTCGCGCGCGGCCTGACTGTCATCAACCCGCTGGCACCCACAGGGCACCCGAAGCTCAAAGCCCTGCTGAAAACCGCGCCCCGTTAA
- a CDS encoding type II toxin-antitoxin system Phd/YefM family antitoxin, with protein sequence MDKAITASEANQHFSELLREVSEGESFTVMSRGRPVARVLPIDRHQEAQSVRNLLAFVADLPVRHAGAWSRDDLYE encoded by the coding sequence ATGGACAAAGCGATCACCGCCAGCGAGGCCAACCAACATTTCTCAGAACTTCTTCGCGAAGTTTCGGAGGGCGAGAGCTTTACCGTGATGTCACGCGGACGACCCGTTGCCCGTGTCCTCCCCATCGATCGGCATCAGGAAGCACAGTCGGTCCGCAATTTGCTCGCATTTGTGGCCGATCTACCGGTCCGCCACGCCGGGGCATGGTCGCGTGACGATCTCTACGAATGA
- a CDS encoding helix-turn-helix domain-containing protein, with protein sequence MITRIREVRKARGLTLEGVAARCEPPTTAQTIGRLETGTRTVSVKWLNRIAAALDVQASDLVDLPASEKVPVAALVGPDGAGAPSRPLTLVPPAVPKGALGIRMTAALGDYRAGDELWCEPLPPERFADALNRDVLVPRPAGRFLFGRLIGRDGAMLHLLPLGIGMRQQVVNDPAWIGLPVRLIRDL encoded by the coding sequence ATGATTACGAGGATCAGGGAAGTCCGCAAGGCGCGAGGCCTCACGCTGGAGGGAGTGGCGGCCCGCTGCGAACCCCCAACCACGGCCCAGACCATCGGTCGCCTCGAAACAGGCACGCGAACCGTATCGGTGAAATGGCTCAACCGTATCGCCGCCGCGCTGGATGTGCAGGCCAGCGATCTGGTCGATCTGCCCGCCAGCGAGAAAGTTCCCGTCGCCGCGCTGGTCGGCCCAGACGGCGCCGGCGCGCCCAGCCGCCCGCTCACGCTGGTGCCGCCCGCCGTGCCCAAAGGCGCGCTTGGCATCCGCATGACCGCCGCGCTTGGCGATTACCGCGCCGGAGACGAATTGTGGTGCGAACCCCTGCCGCCGGAGCGGTTCGCCGACGCGCTCAACCGCGACGTGCTGGTGCCCCGCCCCGCCGGCCGCTTCCTCTTCGGCCGCCTCATCGGCCGCGACGGCGCCATGCTCCACCTCCTCCCGCTCGGCATCGGCATGCGTCAGCAAGTGGTGAACGACCCCGCCTGGATCGGCTTGCCGGTGCGGCTGATCCGGGATTTGTGA
- a CDS encoding DUF6456 domain-containing protein: MAERRGKTVERVIEGPDGRRERVMVNMAESPTSWLHARGMLSQRQFDAAEALRRDWERAGMGARVTMNWDLAAVPVRAGRGGAPGQAPTLAGMSARDRLNGALAAAGPGLVDILWRVVCACESLVAAERALGWPARAGKLVLGFALDRVGDFYRIR, encoded by the coding sequence ATGGCTGAACGGCGCGGTAAGACAGTGGAACGAGTGATCGAAGGACCCGATGGGCGGCGCGAGCGCGTGATGGTCAACATGGCAGAATCGCCGACGAGCTGGCTCCATGCCCGTGGGATGCTGAGCCAGCGGCAGTTCGATGCCGCCGAGGCGCTGCGCCGCGATTGGGAACGGGCCGGCATGGGTGCGCGCGTGACGATGAACTGGGATCTGGCGGCTGTACCCGTTCGCGCTGGGCGGGGCGGGGCGCCCGGCCAAGCGCCGACGCTCGCCGGAATGAGCGCGCGCGATCGGCTGAATGGCGCGCTGGCGGCGGCTGGCCCCGGTCTGGTGGATATCCTGTGGCGGGTCGTCTGCGCGTGCGAAAGCCTCGTCGCCGCCGAACGCGCGCTCGGCTGGCCGGCGCGGGCGGGCAAGCTGGTGCTGGGCTTCGCGCTGGATCGGGTGGGGGATTTTTACCGGATTCGGTAG
- a CDS encoding nucleotidyltransferase domain-containing protein, whose product MMTDPARALAIAKSIFLERFPGADYAFVAGSIMRGEGRAWSDIDLVVVYRALPLAHRESETVEGVPVEMFVHDPSTLAWFMEQDIAKGRPSLLSMVAEGEVIGRRIALGKVLQAKVAARLAAGPRPLSAEALEDLRYQITDALDDLRGERSRAEKVAIGARLHPLLADLSLRTRDCWNGAGKWLPRQLEAAQPGLSSRYETAFADLFGAGRTDAVLHLGEAELARVGGRCFDGFRRDALAAQRIDARSPLAATKDRV is encoded by the coding sequence ATGATGACCGATCCCGCGCGCGCGCTGGCCATTGCCAAGTCCATTTTTCTCGAACGCTTTCCCGGAGCCGATTACGCCTTTGTGGCCGGTTCCATCATGCGCGGTGAAGGGCGCGCCTGGTCGGATATCGATCTGGTGGTGGTCTATCGCGCGCTGCCCCTGGCGCATCGGGAATCGGAGACGGTCGAGGGCGTGCCGGTTGAAATGTTCGTGCACGATCCCTCCACGCTCGCCTGGTTCATGGAGCAGGATATTGCCAAGGGGCGCCCATCTTTGCTCTCCATGGTGGCCGAGGGCGAAGTGATCGGGCGGCGGATCGCGCTGGGCAAGGTGCTGCAGGCAAAGGTCGCGGCGCGGCTGGCGGCGGGGCCAAGGCCGCTGAGTGCCGAGGCGCTCGAAGATTTGCGCTACCAGATCACCGACGCGCTGGACGATCTGCGCGGCGAGCGCAGCCGCGCCGAGAAGGTGGCCATCGGCGCGCGACTCCACCCGCTGCTGGCGGATCTGAGCCTGCGCACCCGCGACTGCTGGAATGGCGCCGGCAAATGGCTGCCCCGCCAGTTGGAGGCCGCGCAACCGGGCCTTTCCAGCCGCTACGAGACCGCCTTTGCCGATCTGTTCGGCGCCGGGCGGACTGACGCCGTGCTGCATCTGGGCGAGGCGGAGCTGGCGCGCGTCGGCGGGCGCTGCTTCGACGGGTTTCGGCGCGACGCGCTGGCTGCGCAGCGCATCGACGCGCGCTCACCCCTTGCGGCGACGAAAGACCGGGTCTAG
- the purS gene encoding phosphoribosylformylglycinamidine synthase subunit PurS, translated as MKARVFVTLKSGVLDPQGKAIQHALEGLGFGGVNDVRAGKLIELDLADGTSEDEIDAMCRKLLANTVIENYRIEAIG; from the coding sequence ATGAAAGCCCGCGTGTTCGTCACCTTGAAATCCGGCGTGCTCGATCCGCAGGGCAAGGCGATCCAGCACGCGCTGGAAGGGCTGGGCTTTGGCGGCGTCAATGATGTCCGCGCCGGCAAGCTCATCGAGCTCGATCTGGCCGACGGCACCAGCGAGGACGAGATCGACGCCATGTGCCGCAAGCTGCTCGCCAATACGGTGATCGAGAATTACCGCATCGAGGCGATCGGCTGA
- the purQ gene encoding phosphoribosylformylglycinamidine synthase subunit PurQ yields MKSAVIVFPGSNCDRDLAVAFEAVSGAKPEMVWHRETELPEGLDLIGVPGGFSYGDYLRSGAMAARSPIMQAVAQAASRGTYVLGICNGFQVLTEAGLLPGALMRNAGIHFVCRSVALTVENSQSAFTSGYEAGQTINIPVAHHDGNYFADAQTLDRLEGEGRVAFRYAEAVNGSARNIAGILNEGGNVLGMMPHPERAIEKTHGSTDGRRMFEGLTEGLLARA; encoded by the coding sequence ATGAAAAGCGCTGTCATCGTCTTCCCGGGCTCCAATTGCGACCGCGATCTGGCCGTGGCCTTCGAAGCCGTGAGCGGCGCCAAGCCCGAGATGGTCTGGCATCGCGAGACGGAATTGCCGGAGGGGCTGGACCTCATCGGCGTGCCCGGGGGCTTTTCCTATGGCGACTATCTTCGCTCGGGCGCCATGGCGGCGCGCTCGCCGATCATGCAGGCCGTTGCCCAGGCGGCATCGCGTGGCACCTATGTGCTCGGCATCTGCAACGGTTTTCAGGTGCTGACCGAAGCGGGGCTGCTGCCGGGCGCGCTGATGCGCAATGCCGGCATCCACTTCGTTTGTCGCAGCGTGGCGCTGACCGTGGAGAACAGCCAGAGCGCATTCACCAGCGGCTATGAGGCCGGCCAGACGATCAACATCCCAGTTGCGCATCATGACGGCAATTATTTTGCCGATGCGCAGACGCTGGATCGGCTGGAAGGAGAGGGCCGCGTTGCGTTCCGCTACGCCGAGGCCGTTAATGGATCGGCCCGGAACATCGCCGGCATCCTCAACGAGGGCGGCAATGTGCTCGGCATGATGCCGCACCCCGAACGCGCGATCGAGAAGACCCATGGCAGCACCGATGGGCGCCGGATGTTCGAAGGACTGACCGAAGGCCTGCTCGCGCGCGCTTGA
- a CDS encoding DUF3857 domain-containing protein: MKRRIFASALLCGLALSAVARAGETPLYQPSPDWVIPAQLPAPSALAASGPAILIFDRQQRIADGSLWTYSDTAQRITSAEQLNQLANLTLPWLPDKGDLIIHELAIVRDGQSIDLLAGGRTFTVIRREQALERRELTGLLTATMAVEGLRVGDILRLRASTTGKDAALAGHVQALTPLITAPVTLGQGRLRTLWDNDSPVKWKVGITGIEAKPVRGPRFTELSFALPGPRQPEIPSDAPIRFQPLPLLEVSTFKDWADVSRTMSPLFATQGLLKPGSALLQEVQAIMAAERTPLGRAQRALRLVQDQIRYLAVSMDGGNYVPQTPEQSWALRYGDCKAKTLMLLAMLREMGITAEPVLAHAQLGDAVVNRLASPAAFNHILVRAQIDGESLWLDGTGIGSRIEDIHDTPPFRYVLPLRPEGADLLLIEPRNAGRPAFDLTMTMDETASIDLPSVFDLSLVLRGLAAMQLNVVRTQLDSEKQQEVLGEFLSSVVGESQFADISLTGDDQAGTVTIKARGVTDSEWAWTDKTMRRAVDKSISSISFAPDRARAAWSAIPVATPAPEGRHVRTTIRLPQQGAGFRVDGEPALAARIAGYDFKRALSLEKDVLTIDENVDSTGIEIPASEIGAEKDRLATAQSQAPRLIAPANALRSWDITGKDPAGATQIAAAQAVYAKAIAANADKAAPYRDRATFLHAINDRKGALADVGKAITIEPDIDLYLMRSQIHKEMGDLKAALADAEAGRALDPASVNAVFRVANLRAESGDLDGAVALLDQRIALGGESRRTFQEGKADIIGTYGDPATALALVDTLLEDRPGTPSLLNMRCWIKGTRQVEIETAAKDCTSALELSNSPYGILDSRAVVSYRLGRYEDALRDLNAVLNAVPNLAESRFMRGVVLARMDRGAEGQTDLAIARRIKPRIDTDYARFGIAP; the protein is encoded by the coding sequence TTGAAACGGCGTATTTTTGCTTCAGCCCTGCTCTGTGGCCTCGCCCTCTCTGCGGTGGCGCGCGCGGGAGAGACGCCGTTATATCAGCCCTCGCCGGACTGGGTCATCCCCGCACAGCTTCCCGCGCCGTCCGCGCTCGCCGCGAGCGGCCCCGCCATCCTCATCTTCGACCGCCAGCAACGCATCGCAGACGGCAGCCTGTGGACCTACTCGGACACCGCGCAGCGCATCACCTCGGCCGAACAGCTTAACCAGCTCGCCAACCTCACCCTGCCCTGGCTGCCGGACAAGGGCGATCTCATCATCCACGAGCTGGCAATCGTGCGCGATGGTCAGAGCATCGATCTGCTGGCCGGCGGGCGCACGTTCACAGTCATCCGGCGCGAGCAGGCGCTGGAGCGGCGCGAACTCACCGGGCTCCTGACCGCGACCATGGCCGTCGAGGGCCTGCGCGTGGGCGACATCTTGCGCCTGCGCGCCTCCACCACCGGCAAGGACGCCGCGCTTGCCGGCCATGTCCAGGCGCTGACGCCGTTGATCACCGCGCCGGTCACGCTCGGTCAGGGTCGCCTCCGGACCCTGTGGGACAATGACAGCCCGGTCAAATGGAAGGTCGGCATCACCGGCATCGAGGCCAAGCCAGTCCGCGGCCCACGCTTCACTGAGCTGAGCTTTGCCCTGCCCGGCCCGCGCCAGCCGGAGATTCCCTCCGATGCGCCCATCCGTTTTCAGCCGCTGCCACTGCTCGAGGTCTCTACGTTCAAGGATTGGGCCGACGTCTCCAGGACAATGTCCCCGCTGTTCGCGACGCAGGGCCTGCTCAAGCCAGGCAGCGCCCTGCTGCAGGAGGTCCAGGCGATCATGGCTGCCGAGCGTACGCCGCTCGGCCGCGCCCAGCGCGCCCTGCGGCTCGTTCAGGACCAGATCCGCTATCTGGCGGTCTCCATGGATGGCGGCAATTATGTCCCGCAAACGCCGGAACAGAGCTGGGCGCTACGCTATGGCGACTGCAAGGCCAAGACACTGATGCTCCTCGCGATGCTGCGCGAAATGGGCATTACGGCAGAGCCCGTGCTCGCCCATGCCCAGCTCGGCGACGCCGTCGTAAATCGCCTCGCCAGCCCGGCTGCCTTCAACCACATTCTCGTGCGCGCGCAGATCGATGGCGAATCCCTGTGGCTGGATGGCACGGGCATTGGCTCGCGGATCGAGGATATCCACGACACGCCGCCCTTCCGCTATGTGCTGCCGCTGCGCCCGGAAGGCGCCGATCTTCTGCTGATCGAACCGCGCAATGCTGGCCGCCCCGCCTTCGACCTGACGATGACGATGGATGAAACCGCCAGCATCGATCTGCCGAGCGTGTTCGACCTTTCTCTGGTGTTGCGCGGCCTCGCCGCCATGCAGCTCAACGTCGTGCGCACGCAGCTGGACAGCGAGAAACAGCAGGAGGTGCTTGGCGAGTTCCTCTCCAGCGTGGTCGGCGAGTCCCAGTTCGCGGACATCAGCCTCACCGGAGACGATCAGGCGGGGACCGTGACGATCAAGGCACGCGGCGTCACCGATTCTGAATGGGCGTGGACGGACAAGACCATGCGCCGCGCGGTCGACAAAAGCATCTCGTCGATCAGCTTCGCGCCGGATCGTGCACGTGCGGCCTGGTCCGCCATCCCGGTCGCGACGCCGGCGCCCGAGGGCCGCCATGTTCGCACGACCATCCGCCTGCCCCAGCAGGGCGCGGGCTTCCGCGTTGACGGCGAGCCTGCGCTGGCCGCCCGCATTGCTGGCTATGATTTCAAGCGCGCGCTCAGCCTTGAGAAAGACGTGCTGACCATCGATGAAAATGTCGATTCCACCGGCATCGAGATCCCGGCCAGCGAGATCGGCGCCGAGAAGGACCGTCTTGCCACCGCGCAATCGCAGGCCCCGCGCCTGATCGCCCCGGCCAATGCCCTACGCTCGTGGGACATCACCGGCAAGGACCCCGCCGGCGCGACGCAGATCGCCGCCGCGCAAGCCGTCTACGCCAAGGCCATTGCAGCCAATGCCGACAAGGCCGCCCCCTATCGCGACAGGGCGACATTCCTCCACGCGATCAACGATCGCAAGGGCGCCCTGGCCGATGTGGGCAAGGCCATCACGATCGAGCCGGACATCGACCTCTATCTGATGCGCAGTCAGATCCACAAGGAAATGGGCGACCTCAAGGCCGCGCTGGCCGATGCCGAAGCGGGCCGCGCGCTCGACCCCGCATCCGTGAATGCGGTGTTCAGGGTCGCCAACCTGCGCGCCGAAAGCGGCGATCTGGACGGCGCGGTTGCCCTGCTGGATCAACGCATCGCGCTGGGTGGCGAATCCCGCCGGACCTTCCAGGAGGGCAAGGCTGACATCATCGGCACTTATGGCGATCCGGCGACGGCGCTCGCGCTTGTCGACACGCTGCTGGAAGACCGGCCGGGCACGCCATCGCTGCTCAACATGCGCTGCTGGATCAAGGGGACGCGGCAGGTCGAGATCGAAACCGCCGCGAAAGATTGCACATCGGCGCTGGAGCTGAGCAACAGCCCCTATGGCATTCTGGATAGCCGTGCCGTCGTCTCCTACCGTCTCGGCCGGTATGAGGACGCACTCCGCGATCTCAATGCCGTGCTGAATGCCGTCCCCAATCTCGCCGAAAGCCGCTTCATGCGCGGCGTCGTCCTCGCCCGCATGGACCGCGGCGCGGAGGGCCAGACCGATCTCGCCATCGCCCGCCGCATCAAGCCGCGCATCGACACGGACTATGCGCGCTTCGGCATTGCCCCGTAA